The sequence AAAGCACAATTTAGTTATTTTAGGTAGTGAGGGTCACACAAataaaatatacatgtacattacctCTGCAATTTGAGATTCTACATATAATACGCCGCAAAAACTGCTCTTACCAAAGTTTTCTCCACCCCAGATGTCCATATCTGTATCATATTTCCCACTGTCAATGAACCACTGTCTTCTCATAGAGAAGAGGCCTCCTGCTATCATAGGAGATCTGGAAGCCAAACAAACTTGTGAGCAGTATCAACACTAACTGGGTGACTTTACTGAATAGGAGTTGTTGGGGAGACTCGTTTTGCTCTGCGTTCAGGTGACAATCCATCCCACTTGAAATGTAGGCTCCAGTCAAAgcctacacacccacacattgaTTTTTCATGAAATATCAATACAATGTACTCCTGTCCAATACACCACTCACCTCCTACTAGGTCTGAAGACGCTCCAACGTAGTGAAAATTGTCCATATTGATAACATCTATAATTGGGCTAGCCACAGCTAGGGGATTCTGCAAGTTGGTGAATAAAGGTAGTGGTTGTTACATTAATTCCTCACATTCTTCACATGCTGTAGAAGAGGTTCTAACCAGCCCACGTTGCATTCACAATGGCTGTCCAAAAATGTGAGTACGTCACCAGTTGCAAAGTCAGCACCCTTTACCCTCGACCGTACAAGACCTTGGCAAGAGACGTACTTTGTATTGCAATGGAGGTATGGTAATGCCTACCTTCTCTTTGACTGTTAGCAAGCACTTTCACTTTAGGCAGCTTTTCAAGCATGAGACCATCATCAGCTGCAGGGAGAACACATGTTCATAAAACTAGTAGAAAAGCCTGTGTATGAGGACTGTCACACTAAAATTGGTATTGTTAGCCTCTCACATCAATTTAATAACCGAAAATCATGGAAAGTATGTTCTTGTGTTCCAACAACAAGGTTGCAATGCCAAATGTAGTCCGCATCCGTCAAATGGTGTTGCTTTTCACAAATGTGAAAATTGCCTCTACTATTGGTGATGGAAGATAGTATTGCAAATGCCGTGAGCGTTCAGAGTTAAAAGCAGAAAACCATGCAAGTATTGAGGATTGCATCCTAGATGCTTGACGCAACGTAAATGAAAGCAGTTATATATAGGGTTATCCAGCATTTCCAATTCATTGCTCATGAAAGTGAATTACTGTACAGCGGGGAATTTTCACTATTCGGCTTCAGGAAGCAATGGTAGAACtggtacttgctaatgactgaccacacccagtaaaaagggaCATTCCAAAGTTATAAGCGTACAGCTGCTTTGTATTGCTAAAACGTATAAGCGTGCTGGTTGGTATAACTGCAGTATAGATATTTAAATATGAGTGAGATAACACCCATCTCAATTAAACCACAGGTAAAGCCCATCTTAATTAAACCACGGATGTTACTCCAGTTAccaccaatccctcttctatcTTATGTGTGCTTTACAATTCAAAACTGGTAAGGGTCCTCAATTGTAAAACATCCATAAGTTCATTTCATTTCATTTCATTTTGTAAGTCGACCACCGTGGTGGTCTCCAAAAATTGCAAATGCCGACGGTATTTCACGTCGTCATTGCGGGATATTGGGATAAGTTTTCAACTAGCAATAACCACGCCTCGGTAAAACCTCATTGGCTATGGTACTGCCACTGCGCAAAGCTGATCGTAACTGCACAGTAAGCTGCTTTTATAGCGGTCACTACTTACTGGCATTTGTGGTTATCGAAGGAATGTAGAAAACGTTTGTACGACTATGTGATGTCAATGAATACTATTAACATTGACATTCCATTCCTCGATTagcaatacaatgtacagcaCACTGAAGAACATCTTACGATTGTCACTGTAGTCATCAACAAGAATGATCTCTCGAATCAGCTCAGGTGGGCTTCGATTCAGGACACTGTACAAACAACCAAAAACAGTCTCACTACATGCAGCCAATAATGCCAGTAATGGCTAGTAATACCATAGATAACCCTAACCCTTcatctactatctatggtaatACGTATATAGGTAATCTATAGATTACCTATATACCACGTGACTGCAGCACTATAAAGGATTTaatccacgatgcagactgcaaaaacagcaagACTATATGCCAGATTTTGCAGCCGTTAAAAAGCTAGTTGACCAACATATCATTCCTACAGATGTTCaggagcttccttggtccaagcatTGGCCATTCGACGTTCCTTACTAGAGacgcaagctcttcttggataaaatgtatctaaatcATGCCCATGGACTCATGgaggcttagccatcttgttggagagcagctttcgtgtttctgccgtcgctggagtcttagtaccgtcaagcatggctcctttctctttgcttactttcttaaAAAACTTAAaatgtgcatgcctggggctgtatgttatttttttatatatcgtacagctgttgaccaatgagatcaattagtgaTGACGAAAGTGTGGTATAAGAAACAATCTGAACTAGAATCTGTAAAGTACATGCACTAGGGTTCGAGGAACCAAATTTACAACAGCCATGAAAACCCGCAATACGGTCGTGTACCTGACAACTGTTCTGAGCAAAGTGGATCTTGCTTCATTGTGAAAAGTGACGATGACGCTAGTGTCCGGCAAGTCTTTATCGTACTCCACAGAACGACACCTGCAATAAGAGAGGGACTTATTAAAGTGTCAAGAGACCGATTAGATACCTTTTTGTGGGCATTTGATAATCGACTCAAATACACAACAATGAGATTTGCCAAGGAAAAATGGGAAATTTTCCTGGCAGCTTATACCATACAGTGCAAAATATACAGTTGTAACTGTCATCTTGTGATGTCAATGTACACAAGCTTGTGCTTCGATCTTACAACCTTGCCAATTAGATCTgcgtacaagtacatgtacatgtagaggaGAGCAGAATCTAAAAATAAACCCTCTATAGGCTCATTTAGAGCTTGTTAGTCCTTGTGAAAGCATTATTGTCCTCACATTCTAGTCCTTGAGTCTGGTACAGCCCTGTTGCTGGCCAGTTTATCACTCTCCTCTTGATTGAACGCATTTTTTTTGTATGCATCGTGGTCCCGTGGAGCAGTCAGCATATAGTGTGTCTCATTGAAGCCAACCAGATTAGGCGAATGGGGTTCACTACGCTCCAGTGGTAGTTTTTCCAGCGGTTTTTCATGGCTCAAAATTTCGTTACTGTGAATGACTTTCTCATTAGGTGAGCGATGATCATACTATTAAAGGAGAGTCAGTTAGTATATGTATCACACAAAAACGATTGGTGCGTGAGGTACAATGCTAGTGTTGCAAGCAGACTCGCGAAACTAGTACAATGACATTTTAAAATACTGTCTATGATTTCATCACTTTAATAGTGTCTCACTACGGTAGTGCTATaaatacacatgcactagctaCTTACGACTTTTTGTTTGGATGGTCCAAATAGGGAGGGAGCCAGGAAATAGAAGGTAACCAGCACCCAGATGACTAATAGAATGCTTACTAAGTGCCTGATCTTAAACCTCATCCTCAGAGATCCTCCTTGATTGCACTCGGTCCTCTCAATGCTGTACCAGCTGTACCTAGGTAGACTGTTCAACTGGCCAGGTAGAAGCATTACGTTCCAATTAAAGTGCACCACACCTAGAGCCCCTCCCACGCATTGATGATGTGACTTTATAAAGAAGCATACCTTTGAAAGAAGATGAAGCTGCTAAGGTTGTGTGTTGCTAGTCTAGTATATTTGCTGGTCCAAGGCTCTGCCACTCCACAGGCTAAACCCAACATTGTTATCCTCTTTGCCGATGACGTGAGTGCAGTGGGATATGATGTGAAGCTGCTATGATATGATTGGCCGGCTGTGCACCATCTAGCTCATTGCACCATGTACCACCTAGCTCATTGCACCACCTAGCTCATTGTAACTAGCATCTCGTAGCTCACCAAAATGATGTCTAGATCTAGACTAAATACACTGTAACTTGAATGGCTGCCACAGTCAGCTAGCTAAtggtgtacgtgtatgtagatctataccaCTTTCCAAATTATTAATTGACTATTTTTTGCACCCTTGCAGGTTGGTTTTGGAGATCTTTCAGTGTATGGTCACCCGACGTCCAGCACTCCTAACCTAGACAAGATGGCTTCCGAGGGCCTCCTCTTCACTCAGTTCTACTCCTCCAGTCCTGTGTGCAGCCCATCCCGAGCTGCTCTCCTTACTGGTCGCTACCAGACACGCAATGGGGTGTGGCCTGGAGTGTTCTTCAGTCCCAGTGTCGGAGGTAGGCTTTGTGACAAGTGATACTTGGGATAGATTGTAATGGACTTTCAAGATCATACAATATTTAATAGACCGCTCAAGATCTCCTATATACATGGAAAAGTGAAGCAGATTCACATCACATATAAGACACGTTACATGGCTGTATTTGTTCTGCAGGTTTGCCTCTAAACGAAACCACTATTGCTGAAAGTTTGAAAGATGTCGGGTACAAAACTGGTGTGTTTGGGAAGTGGCATTTAGGTGTAGGAAAGGACAACGAATACCTACCTACCAGACAGGGATTTGATACTTACATGGTGAGCGTAAATttcttacatgtagatataataTATCTGTGTGATAAATATTTGATCTTAGGGAATTCCGTTTGCTCATGATATGTGTCCATGTCTTGTGTGCTTCTACCCCAAAGCACCATGCTTTGACCAGTGCCAAACAGGTGAGCCATGAGCCCTTAAAGTCAAGCATTGGGATCGCGTGTATTAGCCAGAATGTTAAATAAAAGCTACAACTTGTAGAATTGAATAGATTGTTTTTTAGTCAGTGTCGGAGATATAGGCTTTGTTTCTGCATGCATAGCCATGGACTTACAATGTGTAAGAAGTATTCTTAGCCGTTCTAAACATGGATAAGTGTGAAACAGATTcacaccataataataatgtacatgtaagataaTTGATGCATAGCTGTAAGAATCACATGTGTACGCATCATGAATTTTTAACGTATCATTGCCaaggtttcatctaggattaaaagtttggggggaaggtttggccactcccacatgTGTTGATCACACACCCtatacatgctagtgcatcgatcacagtagatctattaTTGCACAAcatagacagtactaatgtgatgatgtcattattctacaagatTTTTGGGGAgaaggttcacccctgccTCCCCctcactagatgaaacccttgCTTTTGCAGGCACCACTCCCTGTCCACTGTTCCACAATGAGGAGATAGTTCAACAGCCAGTAGACCTTACTGAGATCACAGCTACGTTAGTAAAGGGAGCAGAATCCTTCATCAATTCAGCAGTTGGTAAGTTTCAAATACGTTGTTGCTCAGTATCAGCATTATACATGCAAAGGTAGCTGCATGGTTAATTACCGGTCTTCATTGCTAGTTGAGTTATTCAGTTGTTGAACTATAGGAACATATATATAATTCACTCTTTTCCCCCAGATCAGAAGTCACCATTCTTTCTGTACATGTCCTTCCAGCACAACCATCACCCTCAGTTTGCTGGCAAGATGTTCACCAATTCCAGTATCAGAGGGCCGTACGGTGACTCCCTAAGTGAGATGGACTGGGGGGTGGGGCAGATATTCCAGTTCCTCAAGAATGCAGGAATCGATGACAACACTTTTGTTTTATTCTCCTCTGATAATGGGTAAAACTATGCATGTTCATTATTGTGTTACGATGTTGACTTCCCAGCCCCTCTTTTGTGAGGCAGATCAGAGGTGGTAATGGTGGTCTGCTGAGGTGTGGTAAGGGAACTACCTGGGAAGGAGGAATGAGGGTGCCCGGTATCGCTTGGTGGCCCAACAAGATCAGAGTAGGACGAACAATGGAGGTGAAGAATGTTATTTGAATTTGACACTttctgtataccgtatagcgcgaaattttcgaggggcttaattttcacagatttcgtgggttagcaatcctacatgaaaattaagtccacgaaaattgttagaattatctgctataacgtgcaaagattaaaggcgtggcttccagtaaACAGTCATTCCATGAAtattgtgcaacaaaatgctttGAGAGACcttccacaaaatataagtgcctcgaaaatttcgcgctatacggtatagactATTAATAAATGTCAGCGTAATATATGTGTACCGGTACAGTGTACTTATGGGTGAAGAGGTTGTCTTAGATTTAATGCGCAGTACTGTGTATAATGTTAGTCTTGTTAATTGCTCAGCTGGCTGGTACAGTGGATGTGTTCCCCACTCTGATGAGTCTGGCCGGAGGAAAGCTGCCCAATGTCACCATGGACGGTGTCGACATGGCACCAATCCTATTCGGCAATAAGAAGGTGACTATTTATGTGTGAGTACTAGTGTGTATGGTACTTTTCATTTAGcaatatgtacattgtatactcAGGCTAGATCATACTTAACAAACGTTAGCAAGAAAGTAATGTTTCAACTATGTTTTGACATGCAGAGCGGCAGAAGTGTCTACATTTACTATCCTTCCAGCCCTGATCCGAAGCTGGGAGTTTACGCTGTAAGGTGGAACCAGTACAAGGCTCACTACTATTCTAATGGGTGAGctgcatattattattgtcagtATTATGACAATGAGGCCTGGCCATGAACTGTTGGGCTCATTaggtatacagtggaacctcgtAATCATTGATGAGTGTTGGTATTGAGGCAGAATAAAATGAGGCTGATTTTGAAATCTGTGGAAAGACTTAGTTCACTCTTTGTaactgttacatgtacgttaGCTATAATGTTCAGAACAATGAAGTTCTTGTTGTAAATGTGTACAATAGTTGCTTAAATAACCATGTAGGTGCTGGTCGCACTGTTACAACatgcaataaataattattatgggacTGTTTTCCTTGTGCAGTGGCCTAGCTCCAGATTTCTACCCTGATGAAGTATGTCGTGGCAACTACTCCCTACACAAGTACAACCCACCTCTTCTTTATAACCTGCACAATGATCCCGGGGAGATTTATGCACTCAACGTTAAAGACTACAGTAACGTTATGAAGCAGATTGATGATGTAAGTCACTCCATTTCTGTAACATTGTTGGCGATGAATCATACTACCATAAGTTTAGGTAATTATACCTGCTACTCTCAGTGCTAGTATCAAATCTCTATTTTGACCCTCAGAACACTGGCATGGTAATCTTAGTATTAATACCTGTACACTATTATTCCGAAGTCTATCTCGAAAACATTTGTAGAAAGAGCGGTATCATTTGTAACTGTAGAGTATGCTTCATGGATGTCTGACTTACATAACACTGTTACTTTTTGCACAGGCAAAGAGTGCATTTGAGGCTGGCATGGTGTGGGGGGAGAGTCAGATGGGGCGAGGGCTCAATCCTCAGTACGAGCCCTGTGCTAAGCCTGGCTGCACGCCCTTCCCAGATTGCTGTACCACTGATGGAGTTAGTGAAATCTTGAGACCAGATATGAGCATTGCCTTTGTTTAAACTTTTTATCCGTGAGCTCTTTCAATATGCATTATTAGTTTTTGTTCTGTAATAGTTATGTCATATTAAACTGATTTTGCTACAAATAATGAACATGTTGCTGCGCATGGCGGATACTGTGATAGTATCCACGTCCTCTAATAAATTACTACCTTATCAAAGCCTTGAACAAGTacctatactgtatagcgggaatttttgaggcacttaaatttcatagaatggcctctaaaaacattTTGTTAAATAAAATGTGGTTGATGTTGAAAATTGGTACCCTTGACtaccattaattattattatttagtCCATGGCAAGTGTTGTTAATTTTAGATACACTATTTGACCAGCAAGGAAAAAACTGTGAGGAATAAAAAGCCTGGCTTACCTCATTGTGGGTGCACTGAGAGAGAAGGTGAGCCTCGGTGCATGTCCCTCCAGAACATGCACACTTTGTCCCACCATCTCAACAGTGGCCGAGCGCTTGATGTTGTTGGTATGAATGTTATAGGTTGTTCACATCTCTTCTGTGCTTCAAATAATCCCTTCCCACCAATGCCAAAAACCATGACTGCATGTAGggttgaccataattattacgaatGTAAAATACGAGCAGCTGATGTAATTGAATTTGGGAGGTTATCCTTTCATTTGCTCCTGGCCTGGTATACACAGGAAGACTTGCTGagtctgcacatgcatgtgtacacagaaATTGAATCAGGTGtggcgtgcatgcatgcatggcaccTGTGATAAGTGTATAAGCATCACATGCATGTCTTACAACTGTACACCCACACGTAGCATTGTATATCTAACTTCTTTTCTCACCCTGAAATACAATGAAGCAAACTCACCCAGTTCAaattcatgcataattattataataattataacagatgTAACTGTGTGAATAATTTTAATTGTGTGAGCCTCGAGTGGGTGAGTTTGCAGGTGTTCTTTATTGTATTTCAGGATGGGGAAAGAAGTCGAAGAACAATGCTATGTGTGGGTGTCGTCGAGTGTCGTGGACAAACAGTTGTGGCATGTGATTTAACAAGTAAAATAGGAGCAGCTTGAAGATATAATTGGTTATCGTCTCATTTGCTCTTGCCAAGGACTTGCTGAATctgcacatgtgcatgtacacagaaaTAACTGAATCAGGTGTGGAGTACACGGTACCTCGATAAGTGTAAGCATCACATGCATATCTTATATAACTGTACCCCACACCATTGCCGTTCTTATGCACCCACTTACTAAATAGGTGTTGTATTATAAATACCAAGTTCATCATGCAGTAGCTAGAGTATATCTACCCACTCATTAGCATTCCTATACAGAGAAGGAGACTAGCTACTATGCACATGTGTAGTGGATGTATTTGGGAGTTGAATGTTCATCTGTTCACAAGCCACAACTAGTTGCCCATGCGCCATACCCACACGTAGCATTGTcagggccgtagatagcttaggtttgCAGGGGTGGCAAAATAACAGCTGAAAATTTTTACTAAGTGAACTGTTTTCCATATCCTCTGAATATGGCAACTTCTAACTTGCTGCCGTGGCACCAACTTAGCTATTCATGAAGCAACTAAAACAAGGTAGATTGTACTAAGAAGATGCTCTTGCTTCCCAGAGGCGTAGAGTGCAGATCCAGaagaggtacgacatccgcgtgtcttaaacacacacatttcttatTATATTGAACTTTGATCTAAGGAATGTGTATCTAAAACATTTCCTTTGACACGCCGTCGCGgatgtcatacctcctctgcataTCTAGAATGCTAGGGGGGGAGCAACTGCCCCCCTGTCCCCCCGCTGTCTACGGCCCTGATTGTTCATGCATGACCCATAACACTGTCAGATGCAGCTGTGTAAATCATTTTAATTGTGTGAGCCTCAAGTGGGTGAGTTTGCAGGTGTTCTCCATTGTATTTCAGTGGGGAAAGAATTAAGTCGAAGAACAATGCTATGTGTGGGTGTCGTGGACTAACAGTTGTGGCATGTGATGAAAATTCAACTCCCAAAGGAAACGTCCCGAGCTAGTGAGTGGGTAGATACTCTACTTGTGAACAATTGGGTTAGTGTACAATGCCTAGTTAAAGTGGGCGCGCATGATAACAATGATGTGGGTATACAGTtgtaagacataattattactatctGTCAGTGAATGAGTGGGCTCTAAATTGTCAGTCATGCAATATTGTGTGGGCTAGCTATGAGACACATGTAAAACTATTGTGGTGTGTTACCTAGGATTAAAACGCGATCTACATGCATAacttctgcatgcatgtaggcCAACTACTAGCGCATATTAATGAACATTTTGTGTATGTGCATAAAGGAAGAAACGAGACCCAAGGTGAATGGCTTGCATCAGTTGTGTGGCAGTGCATTTTCACTCTACTTATATTATACTACATgagtaggcaagcaaaggtaagctaCTAAAATGGCCACTCTATTAAACCATGGATAGAACAAAAAAGGGATTGAAAACGACCAGGTCACCCTGTGTAAACGGAGACTATAATAACGTTTAAAGGGTTACAGTACCGGCATAATGTTAAACATGGAGTGGAACCCCCAAATAAAGGACGCTTTGAGGTCAATATAAAATCACATCTGTTCCATGTACTGAGCACGCTTGTCTATAGTTAATTCTTAGAGAAGTTATCATTGAGGTGTACGTGTCTTTATCTGGAGGCTCCACTGCGACTATTCACTACATATACGTATACCTTGCACGTGTACAGACCACATGAAATAATGATATGCATTACGGTCACCTGTTATGCTACACAATGACATACTTTAGATCTCTCAAGCATAACTTATATGGAAATCTGACTGTTGCCCACTATCATTTTAAAGGTGTGGTATGAACAAGTGGATACTATAAAATATGCCTTCTGTAGATATTGTCATTCTAACTTCACATTGAATAAAGATGAAGTTTCTCGTCTTGGCCTGCATTGTACTTGCTCTTGGTGCTGTTGACAGCAAAAAGGATGGATGTTCAGGCGCTAAGAAATGCAAAAAAGCACGTCTCTGTGACCAGCTTGGTTGTGACAGTGACTTGGAAA is a genomic window of Halichondria panicea chromosome 15, odHalPani1.1, whole genome shotgun sequence containing:
- the LOC135349441 gene encoding arylsulfatase A-like; protein product: MKLLRLCVASLVYLLVQGSATPQAKPNIVILFADDVGFGDLSVYGHPTSSTPNLDKMASEGLLFTQFYSSSPVCSPSRAALLTGRYQTRNGVWPGVFFSPSVGGLPLNETTIAESLKDVGYKTGVFGKWHLGVGKDNEYLPTRQGFDTYMGIPFAHDMCPCLVCFYPKAPCFDQCQTGTTPCPLFHNEEIVQQPVDLTEITATLVKGAESFINSAVDQKSPFFLYMSFQHNHHPQFAGKMFTNSSIRGPYGDSLSEMDWGVGQIFQFLKNAGIDDNTFVLFSSDNGPSFVRQIRGGNGGLLRCGKGTTWEGGMRVPGIAWWPNKIRVGRTMELAGTVDVFPTLMSLAGGKLPNVTMDGVDMAPILFGNKKSGRSVYIYYPSSPDPKLGVYAVRWNQYKAHYYSNGGLAPDFYPDEVCRGNYSLHKYNPPLLYNLHNDPGEIYALNVKDYSNVMKQIDDAKSAFEAGMVWGESQMGRGLNPQYEPCAKPGCTPFPDCCTTDGVSEILRPDMSIAFV
- the LOC135349438 gene encoding polypeptide N-acetylgalactosaminyltransferase 2-like, coding for MLLPGQLNSLPRYSWYSIERTECNQGGSLRMRFKIRHLVSILLVIWVLVTFYFLAPSLFGPSKQKVYDHRSPNEKVIHSNEILSHEKPLEKLPLERSEPHSPNLVGFNETHYMLTAPRDHDAYKKNAFNQEESDKLASNRAVPDSRTRMCRSVEYDKDLPDTSVIVTFHNEARSTLLRTVVSVLNRSPPELIREIILVDDYSDNPDDGLMLEKLPKVKVLANSQREGLVRSRVKGADFATGDVLTFLDSHCECNVGWLEPLLQHVKNNPLAVASPIIDVINMDNFHYVGASSDLVGGFDWSLHFKWDGLSPERRAKRVSPTTPIQSPMIAGGLFSMRRQWFIDSGKYDTDMDIWGGENFEISFRVWMCGGSMEIVPCSRVGHVFRKRHPYSFPKGNAVTYIKNTRRTAEVWMDEYAKHYYAARPGVKGRDYGDVSSRKALRETLHCKSFKWYLENVYPELKVPDTDVLAEGQLKHTNNMCMDTLGGRAGGKLGLYQCHGEGGNQAFSLTKSKQIKHEKLCLGTQGEQVVLWSCISTSSDQHWELTQNGMLKHIADGLCIDSITGEVHIVTCEPGRQSQAWNFNKL